In Desulfatirhabdium butyrativorans DSM 18734, a genomic segment contains:
- a CDS encoding lysophospholipid acyltransferase family protein, protein MLLWSYWYPFRRLIQGLTVPRAYFIAEMMGNLLYCLAGNKRKAFEKELYTIFGRKSDLLQIRLIVRKAFIHWCRSEVEMMLYSKMNATNISMFVEIEGLDHLDRALAAGKGVMLLFSHFGANQMIMPAMGYHGYPMSQLSAPATVWTEKLSGRKFSRMEKKALEMRWRQESFLPVTHINIFGSLKAAFTCLKKNEILGVAIDGGGGQKKVMVDFLGKTALFSTGPLEIAARTNCRVLPTFMVRSIQGKSRMIIEEPMEIRNTDRDVFVSVHTQMFATRLESYVRKYPCHYLQFLSLRAFMASVDGAPFLME, encoded by the coding sequence ATGCTGTTATGGTCCTACTGGTACCCTTTCCGTCGGCTCATCCAGGGTTTGACTGTCCCCCGGGCGTATTTCATTGCGGAAATGATGGGAAATTTACTGTATTGCCTTGCCGGCAACAAACGCAAGGCCTTCGAAAAAGAGCTATATACAATCTTTGGAAGAAAATCGGATTTGCTTCAAATCCGATTGATTGTTCGGAAGGCATTCATTCATTGGTGCCGCTCTGAAGTGGAAATGATGCTGTATTCGAAGATGAATGCCACTAACATCTCGATGTTTGTGGAGATTGAAGGATTGGATCATCTGGATCGAGCACTTGCTGCGGGCAAAGGTGTCATGCTGCTGTTTTCGCATTTCGGAGCCAACCAGATGATCATGCCCGCGATGGGCTATCATGGCTATCCCATGAGCCAGCTCAGCGCTCCTGCTACAGTATGGACGGAAAAGCTTTCCGGCAGAAAATTTTCCCGGATGGAAAAGAAAGCGCTCGAGATGAGATGGCGCCAAGAGTCGTTTCTGCCGGTTACCCATATCAACATATTCGGTTCGTTGAAAGCCGCATTTACCTGTCTGAAGAAAAACGAAATATTGGGTGTCGCCATCGACGGGGGCGGCGGGCAAAAAAAAGTAATGGTTGATTTCCTGGGTAAAACCGCCCTGTTTTCCACGGGCCCATTGGAAATCGCGGCCAGGACAAATTGCAGGGTTCTTCCCACGTTCATGGTCCGATCCATTCAGGGCAAAAGTCGGATGATCATTGAAGAGCCCATGGAAATCCGCAACACGGATCGGGATGTTTTTGTTTCGGTGCACACGCAGATGTTTGCGACCCGGTTGGAATCCTATGTCCGCAAATACCCG